A single genomic interval of Candidatus Tanganyikabacteria bacterium harbors:
- a CDS encoding trypsin-like peptidase domain-containing protein yields the protein MLSVATYVFAAAVAAAPARPVAPAFGPETIADLAERVAPAVANIDTVERRRNPMMELDPFFHGFFGPDGRIPPYFESKGVGSGFVIDAGGLLLTNWHVVRSAQRIVVTFPDGRRFQGRVEGRDPATDIALVRIPAQGLPVLDIAADDRLRVGEWVVAIGNPLGLSTTVTAGIVSALNRGLAINERVPFIQTDAPINPGNSGGPLIDLRGRVVGMTTAVARNTTGIGFAIPAETLRWALPQLKTAGKVERAWLGVTLDSISPDGVVADKLGSGIIIRSVSPGSPAAQAGLREGDLVLAIDGRSLRDPGELIRTLAARRAGERVQLLISRQGQTTVVPVDLGVMPINVQGGSGDR from the coding sequence ATGCTGAGCGTTGCCACGTACGTGTTCGCCGCAGCCGTCGCCGCCGCGCCGGCGCGTCCCGTGGCGCCGGCCTTCGGCCCCGAGACCATCGCCGACCTGGCCGAACGCGTGGCCCCGGCCGTCGCCAACATCGACACCGTCGAGCGGCGGCGCAACCCCATGATGGAGCTCGATCCTTTCTTCCACGGCTTCTTCGGCCCGGACGGGAGAATCCCGCCCTACTTCGAGAGCAAGGGCGTAGGGTCGGGCTTCGTCATCGATGCGGGCGGCCTGCTGCTAACCAACTGGCACGTCGTACGGAGCGCGCAGCGCATCGTGGTCACTTTCCCGGACGGCCGGCGCTTCCAGGGCCGGGTCGAGGGGCGCGATCCCGCGACCGACATCGCCCTGGTGCGCATCCCCGCGCAGGGCCTGCCGGTGCTGGACATCGCGGCCGACGATCGGCTGCGCGTGGGCGAGTGGGTGGTGGCCATCGGCAACCCCCTGGGGCTCTCGACGACGGTCACCGCGGGCATCGTCTCGGCGCTCAACCGCGGTCTGGCGATCAACGAGCGCGTGCCCTTCATCCAGACCGACGCGCCCATAAACCCGGGTAACTCCGGCGGGCCGCTCATCGACCTGCGGGGCCGCGTCGTGGGTATGACCACGGCGGTGGCTCGCAACACGACGGGAATCGGCTTCGCCATTCCGGCCGAGACGCTGCGGTGGGCCCTGCCCCAGCTCAAGACGGCCGGGAAGGTCGAGCGCGCCTGGTTGGGCGTCACCCTCGACTCCATCTCCCCCGACGGCGTGGTCGCGGACAAGCTTGGCAGCGGGATCATCATCCGGAGCGTCTCTCCGGGTTCGCCTGCCGCGCAGGCGGGCCTGCGCGAGGGAGACCTGGTCCTGGCGATAGACGGCCGCAGCCTGCGCGATCCGGGCGAACTCATCCGTACGCTCGCCGCCAGGCGGGCGGGCGAACGGGTGCAATTGCTGATCTCCCGCCAGGGCCAGACGACGGTGGTCCCGGTGGATCTCGGCGTGATGCCGATCAACGTCCAGGGCGGGAGCGGCGACCGGTGA
- a CDS encoding Crp/Fnr family transcriptional regulator — MNLEKFLRETALFVDLNDEEVSAVARLCRQRLVPKGNIVFYEDDPGTSCYIILEGKVKIVVNSPHDGREHILGILKRLDLFGEMSLIDGMPRSATAIAVEESQVVTIQRDEFVRLLEGMPTIAPKLLVVLSRRLRSTDRHVESLAFLSAPGRVARLLLDLGEEMGKSTPSGVAFETKMTRQEMANLTGTSRETFTRVLMEYQDRGLVEIDRNSFVLKNETKLRELVV; from the coding sequence ATGAACCTGGAGAAGTTCCTGCGGGAGACCGCGCTCTTCGTCGACCTCAACGACGAGGAGGTCTCGGCCGTCGCCCGGCTGTGCCGGCAGCGGCTGGTCCCCAAGGGCAACATCGTGTTCTACGAGGACGATCCCGGCACGTCGTGCTACATCATCCTCGAGGGCAAGGTGAAAATCGTCGTCAACTCGCCCCACGACGGCCGCGAGCACATCCTGGGCATCCTCAAGCGCCTCGACCTGTTCGGCGAGATGTCGCTCATCGACGGCATGCCGCGCAGCGCCACGGCCATCGCGGTCGAGGAGTCGCAGGTCGTCACCATCCAGCGAGACGAGTTCGTCCGCCTGCTCGAAGGCATGCCCACGATCGCGCCCAAGTTGCTGGTGGTGCTCTCGCGCCGCTTGCGGTCGACCGATCGCCACGTCGAGAGCCTGGCGTTCTTGTCGGCGCCCGGGCGCGTCGCCAGGCTGCTGCTCGACCTCGGCGAAGAAATGGGCAAATCCACGCCTTCCGGCGTCGCATTCGAGACCAAGATGACGCGCCAGGAGATGGCCAACCTCACGGGCACGAGCCGCGAGACCTTCACCCGGGTCCTGATGGAGTATCAGGATCGCGGCCTCGTGGAGATCGACCGCAACAGCTTCGTGCTGAAAAACGAAACCAAACTGCGCGAGCTAGTCGTCTAG